Proteins from one Mercurialis annua linkage group LG7, ddMerAnnu1.2, whole genome shotgun sequence genomic window:
- the LOC126657498 gene encoding PLAT domain-containing protein 2-like, protein MAAASYVLAFLLLLAFSGVVLSESCTYSIAIKTGSKRAAGTNAKVSLKFSNLEDPPINLQNIAKYGSNGPGYDYFENDYLDHFKYTGLCFTFPVCYIKLSHDNGGYKPGWYVNYVDIYASGSSITPTGKRFDVYQWLAFDEAPYEISTIRDLCVDELKSVGGIESVVNGTI, encoded by the exons ATGGCAGCTGCTTCTTACGTACTTGCGTTTCTCCTTTTGCTCGCATTCTCTGGTGTAGTTCTTTCT GAAAGTTGTACATATTCGATAGCAATAAAAACCGGATCGAAAAGAGCTGCAGGAACCAACGCCAAAGTAAGCCTGAAATTCTCCAACTTGGAGGATCCCCCCATAAACCTTCAGAACATCGCGAAATATGGTTCAAATGGACCTGGCTATGACTACTTTGAAAACGACTATTTAGACCATTTCAAATATACAGGACTATGCTTTACTTTTCCAGTATGTTATATCAAATTAAGCCATGATAACGGTGGTTACAAGCCTGGCTGGTACGTTAACTATGTCGATATCTACGCCTCCGGAAGTTCAATAACGCCTACAGGAAAACGCTTTGATGTGTATCAGTGGCTTGCTTTTGACGAGGCACCATATGAGATATCTACTATTAGAGATTTATGTGTTGATGAACTGAAAAGTGTTGGCGGGATTGAGTCTGTTGTTAATGGGACCATATAA